From a single Mangifera indica cultivar Alphonso chromosome 19, CATAS_Mindica_2.1, whole genome shotgun sequence genomic region:
- the LOC123202735 gene encoding abscisic acid 8'-hydroxylase CYP707A1-like produces the protein MVGILVCFFIILFSLSYIFPLRRDKREPQKRVKLLPGSMGWPFIGETLQLYSQDPNIFFASKQKRYGEIFKTHILGCPCVMLASPEAARFVLVTQAHLFKPTYPKSKERLIGPSALFFHQGDYHLRLRKLVQGSLSLDATRSLVSRIETAAVSSLESWAGGRVINTFQEMKKFSFELGILAIFGHLKDHYREELKKNYSILDKGYNSLPTNIPGTPYRKALQARKRLSQILSDIIRERKEKGLLEKDLLGCLLNSKDDKGEALTDDQIADNIIGVLFAAQDTTASVMTWIVKYLHDNLKLLEAVKAEQKAIHRANEEGNQQLSWSQTRKMPATSKVILESLRMASIISFAFREAVADVEYKGYLIPKGWKVMPLFRSIHHNPEFFADPQKFDPWRFEVAPKPNTFIPFGSGVHSCPGNELAKLEMLVMIHHLVSKFRWEVIGSENGIQYGPFPIPQQGLPARFWKQSTS, from the exons ATGGTTGgaattttggtttgttttttcataattctcttttctttatcatatattttcCCCTTAAGAAGGGATAAGAGAGAACCCCAAAAAAGGGTTAAGCTTCTTCCTGGTTCAATGGGATGGCCTTTCATAGGAGAGACTCTTCAACTCTATTCTCAAGACCCGAATATCTTCTTTGCTTCCAAACAAAAAAG GTACGGAGAAATTTTCAAGACTCATATTCTTGGATGCCCATGTGTTATGCTGGCTAGCCCTGAGGCTGCGCGCTTTGTATTGGTGACACAAGCTCATCTGTTTAAACCCACTTATCCAAAGAGCAAAGAACGTTTGATTGGTCCCTCGGCTCTCTTTTTTCACCAGGGAGACTACCATCTTCGTCTGAGGAAGCTGGTTCAAGGATCCTTGAGCCTCGATGCAACTCGTAGCTTGGTTTCACGTATTGAAACGGCGGCAGTTTCCTCTCTAGAATCGTGGGCAGGCGGCCGTGTCATTAACACCTTCCAAGAAATGAAAaag TTTTCATTTGAATTAGGTATACTAGCCATTTTTGGGCATTTGAAGGACCATTACAGAGAAGAGCTGAAGAAAAACTACAGCATACTTGATAAAGGCTACAATTCCCTTCCTACAAACATCCCTGGAACTCCTTACAGAAAGGCCTTACAG GCAAGAAAGAGACTGAGTCAAATACTGAGTGATATTATTCGTGAGAGGAAGGAGAAAGGATTACTTGAAAAGGATCTCCTGGGTTGTTTGTTGAACTCCAAAGATGACAAGGGAGAAGCGCTTACTGATGACCAAATCGCGGATAACATAATCGGTGTGCTTTTTGCTGCTCAAGATACTACAGCTAGTGTAATGACATGGATTGTCAAGTACCTCCATGACAACCTGAAACTTCTGGAGGCTGTAAAG GCTGAACAGAAGGCCATCCACAGAGCAAATGAAGAAGGTAATCAACAGTTGAGCTGGTCTCAAACTAGAAAAATGCCAGCCACTAGCAAG GTCATATTAGAGAGTTTGAGGATGGCAAGCATTATATCCTTCGCCTTCAGAGAAGCAGTGGCCGATGTAGAATACAAGG GCTACTTGATTCCAAAAGGATGGAAAGTGATGCCTTTGTTCAGGAGCATTCATCACAATCCAGAATTTTTTGCTGATCCTCAAAAATTTGATCCTTGGAGATTTGAG GTTGCGCCAAAACCCAACACATTTATACCATTTGGTAGTGGAGTACATTCCTGTCCTGGAAATGAGCTTGCCAAGCTGGAGATGCTTGTCATGATCCACCATTTGGTCTCCAAGTTCAG GTGGGAAGTGATAGGATCCGAGAATGGGATTCAGTATGGTCCATTCCCAATTCCTCAACAAGGACTACCTGCCAGATTTTGGAAACAATCTACAAGCTGA
- the LOC123202736 gene encoding thioredoxin-like 4, chloroplastic has protein sequence MQSQYTLYKKASFKLGNNLGRDLDSRISCMVPGLYTDGTFAKSFFCMRAEILSVSNNTSLGYLKINHTQQPPKIRSVIDGNLGELSDEDEDLCPVECVREFRTDEEFFKILERAKETDSLVVVDFYRTSCGSCKYIEQGFAKLCRGSGDEEAPVIFLKHNVIDEYDEQSEVAERLRIKTVPLFHFYKNGVLLEAFPTRDKERIVAAIMKFSSSK, from the exons ATGCAAAGTCAATATACTCTTTATAAAAAGGCCTCTTTCAAGTTGGGAAACAATCTAGGTAGAGATCTTGATTCTAGAATTTCCTGTATGGTACCTGGCTTGTATACTGATGGGACTTTTGCTAAATCATTTTTTTGCATGAGGGCTGAAATTCTATCTGTCAGTAACAATACAAGTTTGggctatttaaaaattaaccacaCACAACAACCTCCGAAAATCAGAAGTGTCATTGATGGCAATCTAGGGGAATTATCCGATGAAGATGAGGATCTCTGTCCTGTTGAATGTGTTAGAGAATTTAGGACTGATGAAGAGTTCTTCAAAATTCTTGAAAGGGCGAAAGAAACAGATTCTTTGGTTGTCGTTGATTTTTATCGAACTTCTTGTGGAAGCTGCAAGTATATAGAGCAAGGGTTTGCAAAATTATGCAGGGGGTCTGGTGATGAGGAAGCTCCAGTAATCTTCTTAAAACATAAT GTGATTGATGAGTACGATGAACAATCTGAGGTCGCTGAACGGTTAAGAATAAAG ACGGTTCCCCTCTTCCACTTCTACAAAAATGGAGTTCTACTGGAAGCATTCCCAACGAGAGACAAAGAGAGGATTGTTGCAGCCATTATGAAATTCTCATCATCCAAATGA
- the LOC123202675 gene encoding sterol carrier protein 2, whose translation MANSTQLKSDALLEQMKQHLSTDVGKELTKKIGLVYQINIAPKKIGFEEVTYIVDLKKGEVTKGTYEGGKPDATFSFKDEDFIKVATGKMNPQIAFMRGAMKIKGSLSAAQKFTPDIFPKPSKM comes from the exons ATGGCTAACTCAACTCAGCTCAAGTCTGATGCTTTGTTGGAGCAAATGAAACAACATCTGAGCACTGATGTCGGTAAAGAACTCACAAAGAAAATCGGCCTTGTCTATCAGATCAATATTGCTCCCAAA AAAATTGGGTTTGAAGAGGTTACCTATATTGTTGATCTTAAAAAAGGAGAGGTCACTAAAG GTACATACGAAGGAGGAAAGCCGGATGCCACATTTTCTTTCAAGGATGAAGATTTTATCAAGGTTGCCACTGGAAAGATGAATCCCCAGATTGCTTTCATGAG AGGTGCAATGAAAATTAAGGGAAGCCTTAGTGCCGCACAAAAATTCACTCCAGACATTTTCCCCAAGCCTTCAAAGATGTGA